The nucleotide window agcatttgagcctttaattttgaactgtgtattacagcatgttaatcatcagtcattcaaatgttggtatattttatgaaagcaagattgctcagttggacaaaagtacacaacctacctttatcagaaatatttatgcatcaaagcctttactgaagatattactaatagtattaataatggatgactttggacaagctgtatactcaaagtataatttctttagcacatttgtacaagcacttggaatctgtccaagccatactttgtcaggcattttgttttacttcaacgggcataaaaacttccttgcttttaacagggcgtttcataatttctaactacgaaaatgatttaaaatgcgacacctatcattcaactagagcttaaaatatcacaaggatcctcaagagcacagcaaagagtgtattaaaagacacttgtatttatcaacgctttcttttccgtataccagattttatggaaccacttcagaggggtgtcagccagtcagattccaggaatcggcactttaaaggaaaaatacacaccggtattccatttctccctaacgattttaagcatcgaagtatttaactagcatgtgaaatagcgtgtgaaaaagtggtagttttaagcttttctgctaatataatatggaatcgcgtatctaaagaattcgtgtgctgcgacagggctgtgtagggctgtttcgcctgcctgttcatgtgagctgtcttgtagcctactggtctaggtgcgtgactaccaactggcaggttgtgtgttcgaatccagctggtgctggacttttcatttttatttgtttattttttaatcgcgtaacataaacatattaccgtatgcaaaccgtactgtatacagtatgtatatgtatatttaatgtcttaactgtgcccgtttaagtattgaatattcatatctaattttaccactgaagggaaatcttagtagctgagcataaaaagaataggaacatactgcaacgcgtgtgaaggccataaacgatattaattttggaacataaacatacagtatatggctggtctcggtactttaaagaaaacatacacgaaacatggtttcattatgaccagaatcggtcttgagatatttttaacttgatttacagtatttgagaggtatgtcttaacaccgatactacagtacgtaaatactgctcacgtatatgtttctaggtttatattatgcatttcatacggtcaaattacttttgagcaactaataagaagcgggAAACGGTATGcgcagggcgttttagtttcgttttactgggactctgctttaacaatgtcgccgtggattgattagagatatcaagtacatacaactcattttttaaatgttgtagttcatcttgtaaaaatgttacgagtacatcatctatcagcaattacacaggttctgtttccatattgcggattttggttacgtaatattattttctaaatttcacgttgtgaatatatgatttgggcaaacagagccgcaaagaagtacattattggttgatgttttttttttgcagttttatctagaacaagcgatgcttaaacctttgtctgattcttgtgaaactatccacacgacagttacagtacctaggagttgacttcagtgatgtcactgatgggatgtttctaaaaatccatcctctgtaaaacgtcttctctagttgtcctgcatatgtattcgctaatgaagctgtgtgttctgagcctggatctctacatttctgtatgaaccagcttagagggctaaagacagcttgtgtttaaattgagtgtaaggtaatttatgcttctaaagtcatggtcagcatttattattgtactgtgctgtaaacttgttctgtgcctagtcacattattttatagcgtttttatagcgttgtcaaatctggtggcgctgtgtgttagtttcctgactcccatgtcacatggtctgtgattgaaacctgtgaaaccggtttaattcgtcacagccagcactccggcagagagggggttgtacttgtaaagtagaagcaggcgagatttccagcgaaagacacctccccctaaTAATACACCCTCATACgattcaaattgtattacagcattgtaattacacattgtaattgtattacacattgtacacatgcttaaaagagaagagagaaaacgcaagccttcttcaggtgtgagggtcttctgctcagaatgaaacgctaaaatgtaatgtaggctctgaatgggttcaattatgatttgggcttgattaaggtcgctgcctttcatctaaaaccctacttgaatccttctaaactaaaaaccagtgttagtgagttctaaataaagaggtatccaggtaacagtgaaacgggcggacagtctggggagatcgcccgttttccatgtaaatagttccctggttccgcaccccttggtgtttctctcgctctctctcgggtcacctgatcattagctcgaaagatttgagtgctttgtgtatattctaatggtagtgggggcagggtgtgtgggaacaggtttggttgaaattgcattggagatatatgttcttcacacctgaaacattttctctgaaagcattttcttcgcagtttaaccgatcttgttacagcatgttacagtttactattattaaccatattaattttaagtgcttaatgtaaaattttgtaaaaatatattttcattgttcaaatatacattaagtctgactatcatataataagttaaatacaaaactgaagaaaaaatagggttaaatataattcaaaatattttgctaacaatgttaactgtttatgaataataaaatgtattaactaaggagtaggatggcacagttgttagtatgttttttgttttgtttctttttcataaatacaacagtagtacctgatgtctcagtggctttcaaaattaaattatgcatgcaaacctgtgaactagaaagataactaagatatccatccatttataatggtggcaaagtggttagcattgctatcttgcagcactggggtcctaggttcaattcctgccatcctgtgtgtgtggggtttacatgttctctctgggttacatggtttttctccatatgtgtgatatgactccctctcgcactccaaaacatactggtaagttaattggtttatgggaaaactagccctggtgtgtgtgtgtttgtgtctgtctgtcctgtgatggactggcgctatgtcccgggtgtattctgccttgtgtccgttgcttactgggataggctccaaatcctctgtactggataaagagattagaaatggaagtaaaggcactgtgtggatggaactatacacagtgttagaaacccactatgaaatggcagcatctcactgagaataaaatattttatagtgctggcttaaggaaacagcctttccacctctcttgcacatcagtatccatacctagttatttaaacaaattgcctctaattataaacatcttaatatgctggctctgtggatccgcatcagctatgtttgcccattccttcaattcatgtgcatccaacacacagttcaatgccagcaactacacataatctaaaatacaatccttatttcagtatctatgtaaacatatagtctgttaacttcatcatcttcatcaaaagtatgcctaaccccattaggaagtgttcttgttataagtgtattcctcagctttccccaaattatcttcctcttgccaacatctctagtcttttatcctgcaataactcagccaacacttaaatctccaaaagctgcttgtgttaatttctttaaatcacaaatatcatgtgtaaatactggccatgtaatactctgcattgtggaataatagtttattttaaagggaactagagaaactaagaactagagaaatcaagaaaggctttttttctagaattaataaatgcacatcctgttcactggggaaattaaatccacactgagcaatcttcaatatgttcagaatatgacagcaagaatcctatcagggatgcattacacctgttttcaagtccttgcactcgttacctatcagatttcgagtcaacttcaaaatccttatcctccttatatactgtcctacaactgttattattgatcaccgaattattgtacttgacatgacttcattcagcctttcctgaacgtctatgacaggcagagagagtgctgtttctggtgcgatcttttgcagctgacatttcactgttttaaacgaacaagaaattagattgctcatacagtaaatcacttattctatataaacacagcgtaattgccctccgaaaatcctctttttcttgttcgttttagagaccttgatcgaaactgattttagatgtcagaaaggatttattttctctgtatttcctacattgctttgtcgagattttaactttatatctaactttatatctaggctcagatttcaactataaatcgtacagtaattaatagcagtaaatactgatgttttgcgccctcctaccacaaaaatatatgtttaaaaaaatgtcatgttcccataaaaaagtcatgccttggagtatagacccccaaaggaatgccatagactcaaactgcaaaataaacacatacagaaagaaagtatttgtattgtaattgcaaatcctggtactgtatgagtgattggtatgactttcctcattacaaatctcttattagaatttaaatttctctgtaactccaggtcagaacagagaaaatgtaactgccttaaggagtttacgattatgaaaaatagaaggataagcatgatacgtatgtcttctgtcattttctaagtcatgttactgagcaccaaatcttattgagaatatgaatccatttaaggtttataccattaaagtaacggtttattccatgctgaaaatgtttgtaccagacttttttgaggcctgtttaattgtgtctgaagtctgatgttgtaaattttattgttaaaaagatccatgaaaatgtcactactaaagttagctggtactgttggtattgtaagtggcaagtagagctcatattttagattttgtgtagttgctagcgttgaactgtgtgttggatgcacatgaattgaaggaatgggcaaacatagctgatgcggatccacagagccagcatattaagatgtttataattagaggcaatttgtttaaataactaggtatggatactgatgtgcaagagaggtggaaaggctgtttccttaagccagcactataaaatgttttattctcagtgagatgctgccatttcatagtgggtttctaacactgtgtatagttccatccacacagtgcctttacttccatccatttctaatctctttatccagtacagaggatttggagcctatcccagtaagcaacggacacaaggcagaatacaccctggacatagcgccagtccatcacaggacagacagacacaaacacacacacaccagggccagtttaaatctaacctcagaacctttcttttcagaagacttagtgtctgtatctgcttcattttctaattttggtagcacctctaactgcttgtctttcttatatgcatttactttgtaatctgtggtccttttatctgtttttacatctactgtattgctttgagatgccacctttaatggtgatatatcaaataaagttttttattattgttatagggaaacatgatcagattttccctggttcagaaaaaaagatctaaagtatactagtttgtcactcttctcattccctttgctaaatgacttttcatactaatctgatcaatctaactgccagttttctgtgctttctctatcctgctagatttgcaattattctgaaaattttcatcttgaaataactcatttctaaatacctttttcactgttaacatcttgcagcaactctgcgacaaaatatacactctgacagttcatcctgctaccaacattaaataaaacaaatcttaagatttctatatttatgtctttatttagtggtttcattagtgacaaaggctaaactttcttggaaaaatgtcttttaagtgttgcggaaaaaactgacttgctttaacaaaatatgtttacaaatcctttcacctggcattttcgtagttagaaattatggaacgctctgtaaaaagcaagggagtttttatgtccgttgcagttcttttgcaacatgaatataattatatcgttattaatttcttgagatacgcgattccatattatattcccttttaatcaaattctaaaagtatgcttgttgactccggtatcgcgttagttaaagacttcaatgcttaaaatgtttagggagaaatggaatactggtgtgtatttttttctttaaagtaccgagaccagctatatactgtatgtttatgttccaaaattaaacttgtctgtaccgctcactttgaatggctgcatctgtacacaaccctcagacacacagcctgtagacacaatgagcagacacacacagcccgcagacacacaagagcacacacagtaGGAACAACGTAGTCTCACACACAACCTGAAGGCGCTCAAGAATACACaaccctcagacacacacagcccacagacacaaccttcagacacacacagcccacagacacaatgagcagacacacacagcccacagacaggagagagaaacagacaggagatcgaggagctgagagagagctgaagacactgagacaggagcaggagagggagaggaggaactCAGGCAGTTTTATCGGagtgacagagagacacagagacactgccGCAGGTCAGTCACTGATCCACACAGTCTTTCCCAGCGGGAGAGGAAGACTGGATACTTCCTGGACACAGAGTGAGGACTCTCCACTGAAACACTGATCTCTTCCTCGTAAGAGATCCGACTCACTGAAAACCAGCCCTTAGTGCCCCATGTgaagaaaactaattttaaataatgttctattttgatcatgtttgtattttggtattctttgtgtatatatatataaatgtcatGAATACTTTTGGATATAATTCTGAcattgtatatgtgtgtgtaacAGAATATAtgtatgtagcggcaatgcttgttaataagacagaattaagtgttctgagctttcccaaatgaggcctcatctctctgttcatctctgtggtgcagccacagaggagctattcatgcaggctgatttaaagatgttttcttttgataagggacagctcccaaagggggatgcacttagctaagcctggctatcatgatcagtggtcatccattggcgcctatctgtctagggagtgccagatggacatctggaccgcattcctaggtgtcaggagtaagtgactcatatctcaccttgatcaaccaatcagggactggtagggccgagtaacccacgtgggactctgatgccaatggaactttcagccaatgaatgagctgaagttcctccaggtaaaaacaggcaacacagagagcctgagagattcagattcagattcagattcagattcaacaattctaaagggaattcaaaggagaattccagggcaggacggtccaggagcagaaggctcccaagggcaggacatcctcgcagcgcgcctcctgaccatcctgagactcagcccggacaaccacggaacggccagtgtgtccaagtgccagaactttcctttgttctaagagtctagagtggaggttgccagagagtaaccagcagcaggcctcgtgaacaggtcggaactgtggacagctgaatcactattcagaactagctcttcattaggaacgaaccggtcctcttcctgacttgctgggacccacagtcatcttttctcctgtgcacaaactttgctagttaaagccaacactaactagccggtcagtgagcatcagcagcgcaccgtcgcaagccgcacagcacagcctggcaccgagccagagagtgcggattggacagcaacagcctgcgactgtttctttgtgcccgcaggagatctgaatccccagagattggatgagtattcaacttcaatgcattacagctcaggaattcaattgttatcccaaccagttgatatcaatttaattcctaagagttatgtacttgttttgagtatctaatgtagaagttataaccaagttcatttatgaaacggtcttaatgaatgatatactgaacgtatgtcctcttgatatatgtaacacttcgtaactgattgaatatatatcttttgtattctgataaccctctcgataagatctgttagtttaaggcatattctatgtattaataaatgtatcctcgtgtattagtacctgtgtgagtgcgttgtttgagttatatcgcatggttggattctaaggccatcaaaagaatcattttgtgatttactgctacaattaataattgtcccagtaaatgcccaaaccctacagaactggtgccttcagagagccactatgattacatatttggcgtccctgaaacGGCTATGAATCACTACAGTATAAAGACAGGAGAAAGATCTTTAtacacaaatactgtttgatacACAGTGAAACATCTCAATAGTTTCttccaattactgtatatatacattaaatctcaaCATTTCAATGCAGCACATAAAGTAACACTATTGTACTGTCCCTTTTCTTGGTAATGTTCATCTCCCAACAGAGGATGATAAAGCTGGAATTCAGTTGACTAAAGTTAATAGAAAAACCTTCATCTGTAAACGTTCAAGGCACTTGGCAACTCAACAATCACATGTCATTACACAATAATGCTGGCAaaaggagccttcttcaagagaAGTATTGAGATAAGATACCATCTCCACCATGTTGGAGTCTCCACAGGAACAGGAAGTGGGATGAGGGAAGAAGGAGGGGCTTCAGATGGGAGGCTGCTGTGATTGGATACAAGCTGGGATGGAGCAAAGCTGCTGTTATTGTTCTGTTTAAACATAATTCATTTCATTTAGGTTAAATACATCCGTAAGATATACATTCATATGATTAGAGAATGTTTTAAGTGAGCAACACCTTCTCTCAATCATCTTCTGTGGCCTTTCTCTCGTGCTGTATCTCTTGTATGTCTCTTCTGCTTCGGGGGACTGAAATACCAAACTACTTTACTGTATCTGTCTACAACTGAATTGAGTCTCTCTATTCTCTCTCTGTATCTCTCTACtgtctctctcagctcctcgatctccctcctgcagctcctgtgctcctgtcctgctggagTGAACTGTGTTGTCgacacactgacctgctggAGAGTCTCTCCgtgtctctctgcctcctctctGGCCTTTTCCTCATAGTGCTGCCTGAGCTCCTCCATCTCCCtcctgtgtgtctcctctctctcctctccctctcctgctcctctctcactccctccatctctctctgcagcctctctctcccctctctctctcctcagctcctcctccagctctctcctcctcccctcatccctctcctccctcagcctctcctccagctctgctATCTGCTCCTCCAGTGCTCTGATCTCCTCCTCCATCCTGCGGAGGTGGTTCTGGAGCTCCTTCTGGTGCTTCTCCCTCAGTCTCTGCGGAGGTTCGGTACCTTTTCAAATCCAGTGATCACATCTGCTGATTGGCTGCGACATCATCGGGTGTAGCTCTTCAGGCTCCTCATTGGCTGTTCGTCTTTCAGATGTTTGATCGGTTACCCCCAGCTAGAGCTCAACTCCAGAGGAGACCCGTCACCCCACCAGCATGGGTCCACATGAGTATTTCCTGTCACGGGAGATGTCAAAATGGACCCCCTGGTTTGTGTTATGGGTCAGGACCTGATGCTCATCAGAGAAACCCACCTTGGACACACTCCCAGGGGCTGGACTCAGCAGAGCTGGACTGTTGTTCACTCAAGGGCAGAGATTATTGGTAAATGTTTATGATACGCCTTGGTGCTACAGAAGTTTcatctgaagtgcagcacctcCAACAGCACAGTGTCACAGAGCTCCAGAGGGaacagcgccacctgctggtccacAACCTCCACACACAGCAGCAGCGTCCTGGTTTCCTTACAGTCTCCCAGCCTTGCTGAGCTCCGAGCTCTGAGGGCATCAGGCTACAGAGTGGCAGCTCTGCTGTGTTCATGGGCTGGATCAGtgcaggctcagaggagcctgtGTGACctttgtcatggaaatataactatcaaggaagccacaagagagagttctcacctgagtaaggtctttatttcaatattgcaattttgGGAGCCctgcaaagtgcaaccagagactcaatttgttacaagcagtatagggtttttataagacgttgcgctgtaaaaaagttcagcacttggtcccttctaaaacttcccctttctctaagagaaaacagattacatcatagagcgagagaagaaaaactagatttgttattcaaagcttatcagttactttcagctaattctaatgacccagacagcatatattgttttggtacattgtcttctaaactaacctaaacagtgtactttgttgacgaactgttttctaaaattccgcacgtactgtagcacagcagttacatccttgaaatatattatctaaaagcaccaatatatttttttcaaagctctctacatttttaagaatcaatttacttattagatttccacttcactTTCCTCACGCTCTCTGTGTGGCTCAGGGGCGTCGCTGTGAGCCGAGAGAGGACGACTGTGTGTCCCTCAGGAGTGACTCCCTCATGGTGAAACACTGTAGTCCTACAGGGTGTCCTTACGCTCCTTCTCTATCTCAGCTGCTCCACAAAGGGCTTCAGTAATCCTTGTATCACTGGGTCGTTCCGAGGAATGCTGGCCATGGCTTCCTTAACGACGTGAACAGACACTTCCGTTCCGAAGTGGGAGACGATCCTGTGGGCCAGGTCCTGCTTCTCGGTGTCTCCAAGTCTACCCCGGGGCATCCCCTCCTGGTGCAGAATGTTCTTCAGCTTCTTGTACTCGTCTGCTTCCAGCTCCTCGATCACTTTGTTCAAGGCTCCTTCCCACCCTTCGCTGCTGGTGATTCCtgaaacaaacacagacaccctTCTACTGGCTGCTCGAGGGCTGAGGAACAGGCTCTAGATACTCAAAGAGGACAGAGGGACTCACTCTGAGGGGCAGAAGTATTTCGGGTCCTGGTCTCAACAGAAGggactgcagagagagaaagagacagagcCATGTTCACCCTGACCAGCACAGCACCCACAGGACACAGTATAAAGACACTACTCACCCACAGGACACACAAGATGCATCTCAAGTCAGCTATTGCCTGGCATGATTGTCACACTCACTAGCAGGCCATACTGACCTCTAACCCACCATGTTCTCAGTAGATCTGTTACCTGGCAGCTGCACAATGCGGCTCCACACCCTCTTTTCTCCGTCCTTTGTGGCGCATTTCAGCAACACCAGGTCCAGACTCCTCGCACCGTGGGCCAGGAACACCTCGAACGTAGGGTGGAAATTCGGGCCATAACTGCAGTAAAAGCACTCGGACTGGAAGAACAACAGTAACGCTGTGTTAAAGAGCTAGCAGTCTGTCACACAGGCAAATCCTTTTTGAGCATGAAGTCAGCTGGACTCCCTCTACAGACTCTGTGACTGCTTTCTGCTTCTCTCTCCACTATCCTGATTCTCCTTGACCTCTGACATGACTGGCCACATCCTCTTCCTGTCCTGGGTATTTCAGGTGCTGCTCTTGGCTGGTTCTCTTCTTGTCCCTTGAACTGCTCTTTCCAAGTGTCCTGGTGAGGCTCTGGCCTTCTCCCCCCCGGTGTTCTTCACGGGTCAGAACTCGGGCCCCTTCCTTTCTCTGTGTATCTGCTGGATGGGTCCACCTGTTTCATTGTTTTGATGATACTGATGATACTCAGATCATCCTTTCATGACccgagtctttcctgcttctctctctctagaTCTTTCAGTCTCTCCCTCATGCTCTCTCAACAGTTTGGGTCATAAAGGCCAGTGATCTCCGTCTGTGTCACAGGCGAACCATTACCTCAGGCTGGATTATCTCAGTCTTCTTGCTGCTGCTGGACACTCTGTACGTCGCTTTCGGTCTCAGTTTACAGCTTGAGCTCGTCTTAATGAGGGAGCTCCTGCAGTCCTGCTGCTCGGTGACCtgtggaggagaggagaggacagGGTGACACTGCTGGGAATGGGGGAACAGAAACATGCCACGACGTCGTGCTGGAGAAACAGACGGACAGAGACAGGAAGtgctggagagacagacagagagacaggaagtgCTGGAGAGGTAGACAGGCAGAGACACAGGAAGTGTTGGGGAGGTAGACAGATAGAGAGACAGGAAGTCCCCTGTACCTGGCTGAGAAGTACGTTCTCAGGGAGCACAAACACGTTCAGCTTGGGCAGCAGGTCCATGCCATCCCCTGGCTGCAGGAACAGCAGCACCTGTCCCAGGATGCTGGAGTCCCACAGGCTCTTCACGAGGCCCCACAGGGACAGGCCAGCGATAGGCACCCTCACATGGGTCTGTGTCACCTCCAGGGGCGAAAGCACCTCAAGATTGCCACAGCTCACATGGGCCACCGACAGGAAGTCACTCCTGCCTACAGGAAGACACTGAGTCAGTCATGATTCTTTTGGCTGTTTGTTGTAAGACTGGTCACATCTTCACAGCTTCCAGTCCAGTAGGAGAGCCCCACGATTCAGTTACACCCCTAGACTCCACCCCAGCTGTTCCCTGTTTGTTCCAAGGACTCATCCCTCTCAGCTATAAAACTTTGGGCTCAGAGCAGTGGGTGCAGCACCTTTGTGGAGTTGGACCACCTTGGTTAGTATTTGCCAGTTAGGCCTCAAGTGCCGGGTCAGTGAGATGGGTTTGTAAACCAGAGACCATCAACTCAATGCTGGAGGAGCTTGTCTTGGTTAAACCTGAGTACGTTGGCTCCAGTGTGATTCGACAATCAGTCACGTCCACAGTAGAGGACTGCCGGAATGGAGAGGCTCACAAGAGCCAGCTCTGCTCCTCATTGACTTCCATTCCAGCTCATCTTTCAACC belongs to Lepisosteus oculatus isolate fLepOcu1 chromosome 14, fLepOcu1.hap2, whole genome shotgun sequence and includes:
- the LOC138242585 gene encoding uncharacterized protein, with protein sequence MEVNEEQSWLLSDFLSVAHVSCGNLEVLSPLEVTQTHVRVPIAGLSLWGLVKSLWDSSILGQVLLFLQPGDGMDLLPKLNVFVLPENVLLSQVTEQQDCRSSLIKTSSSCKLRPKATYRVSSSSKKTEIIQPESECFYCSYGPNFHPTFEVFLAHGARSLDLVLLKCATKDGEKRVWSRIVQLPVPSVETRTRNTSAPQRITSSEGWEGALNKVIEELEADEYKKLKNILHQEGMPRGRLGDTEKQDLAHRIVSHFGTEVSVHVVKEAMASIPRNDPVIQGLLKPFVEQLR